Proteins found in one Pelmatolapia mariae isolate MD_Pm_ZW linkage group LG7, Pm_UMD_F_2, whole genome shotgun sequence genomic segment:
- the slc31a2 gene encoding probable low affinity copper uptake protein 2 isoform X2, producing MVVSVLVVLLLTVFYEVLKVWRLWLGNPSKLTQPQSPYDAPSSSRCDSISVLDSSPSESSLTPIASVVTPQSTRNSLLLHIIQTVLHMLQVSLAYMLMLCVMSYNTWIFLGVITGSVLGYFISFPLLGRM from the exons ATGGTGGTGTCAGTGCTGGTGGTCTTGCTTCTGACTGTCTTTTACGAGGTGCTTAAAGTGTGGAGATTGTGGCTGGGGAATCCCTCCAAGCTAACCCAGCCTCAGTCTCCATACGACGCTCCATCATCTTCGCGCTGCGACAGCATCTCTGTCCTGGACAGCAGCCCCTCTGAATCCTCACTGACCCCTATAGCATCAGTCGTTACACCTCAAAGTACCAGGAACAG CTTGTTGTTGCACATCATACAGACGGTCCTCCACATGCTGCAGGTGTCTCTGGCCTACATGCTGATGCTGTGCGTCATGTCCTATAACACCTGGATATTCCTCGGGGTCATCACAGGGTCGGTCCTCGGTTATTTTATCTCATTTCCTCTCTTAGGTCGGATGTGA